DNA from Verrucomicrobiia bacterium:
ACGACGTGATCGCCCTGCGCAACGCCTATCACGGCGGCAGCCAGGCCACGATGGGACTCACCTCGCATCACACGTGGAAATTCAACGTGCCGCACGGCTTTGGGGTGCAGCACGCCATCATGCCGGATACGTATCGCGGTCCTTACGGGAAGGACGACGCGGAGGCGGGCCGCAAATACGCAGACGATGTGAAGAACCTCATTCAATTCGGCACCTCCGGACAGGTGGCCGGCTTCATCGCCGAATCCATCCAGGGCGTGGGCGGTTCGGTGGTGTTTCCCGACGGCTATCTCCGCCACGCCTACGCCCACGTGCGCGCCGCCGGCGGTATTTGCATCGCCGACGAAGTGCAGACCGGATTCGGCCGCACCGGCACGCATTACTGGGGCTTTGAAACCCAGGGTGTCATTCCGGACATGGTCACCATGGCCAAGGGCATCGGCAACGGCTGTCCGCTGGCCGCCGTGGTCACCACACCGACCGTCGCCCGGGCCATCGCGACCCGCATCCATTTCAACACCTTTGGCGGAAACCCCGTCTCCTGCGCACAGGGACGGGCAGTGCTGGAAGTCATCGAACGCGAGGGCTTGCAGGCCAACGCGCTTAAGATTGGCCATCACCTCAAGACAGGACTCCAACGGCTGGCCGGCAAGCACCCGCTCATCGGCGACGTCCGGGGCCTCGGGCTCATGCTCGGCGTCGAACTCGTGAAAGACCGCACCACGAAAGAGCCAGCCCGCGACGAATGCGCCGCCGTATTTGAAAAGGCGCGCGACCTCGGCCTGCTCATTGGCAAGGGCGGACTCTGGGGCAACACGCTGCGCATCAAGCCGCCCATGTGCCTCACGCCGGCCGATGCCGATTTCCTGCTGGACGTTTTGGATTGCGCCCTCGCCAGCGTTTGATCCCCCAGCAGGAAGTCAGACCAATTTGTCCGGCGCCGGAAGGAAATGCGGTTTGGCTAAACCGGCAACCGCACCTTGAATGAACTTCCCCGGCCGGGTTCGCTGGTGACTTCGATGGTTCCGCCGTGCACCTCGACGATGGATTTGGTGATGGCCAGGCCCAGGCCGGTTCGGCCTTGCGCCGCCGTGCGGGCCGCGTCCGCCCGATAAAACCGCCCGAAAATGTGCGGCACGTGTTCCGCCGCAATGCCAATCCCCGTATCCGCAACAGTGACCACCGCGTGCCGATCTTCAAGGGCCGTGATGATGCGCACCTCGCCACCCTCGCGGTTATAGTGAATCGCATTCGTCAGCAGGTTCGTCACAACCAGCGTCAAGTGATCCGCGTTGCCGTGACACGGTGCCGGCGACAATGCAACGTGCAGGCGGACACGCCGATCTGCCGCAAGCGACTGCACCAGCGCCACGGATTCTTCCACCACCTGGGCCAGGTCCAACGGCTGGCGCCGATCCACGTCCGGGCCGGCATCGAGACGCGCCAGTTCGAGCAACGATTCGATGAGCTTGCGCATGCGCTGGGCCGCCCGCTGACAGGCTTCGAGGGTTTCCCGATATTCCGCCGGCGGACGTTCACGGCTCAACGTGGATTGCGTCTGGGTGAGAATCACCGAAACAGGCGTGCGCAACTCATGAGCGGCGTCGGAGGTGAACTGTTGCTGCCGGGCAAACGCCGCTTCGAGCCGGGCAAAGGTGTCATTCAAAACGGCAGCCAGGCGGCCCAGTTCACTCCCGGCCCCGCTGATGTCGATTCGTTGCGATAAATCGCCACGCGAAATGCGCGCGGCCGTTTCGCTGATGCGGTCGATGGGCCGGATGGCCCGCGTCGCAATCCACCAGCCGCCGGCCAGCCCGAGAAGCCAGACGCCGCCGCCCATGCCGGCGAGCTTCCACGCCGTGCGCCGCAACTCCAACAATTCCGCCACCACGGAACGACCGATGCGGATGATTTCTCCCGGCGGGGTCACGACCGTGACTTCACGGAATGTTCCCCGCAACTGCGCCGGCTCAGGTTCGCCCGGAAACCGCCGTCGCCCGTCCGCCGGCAGCGCCTCCCGTTCAGGCGCCGCCACCGGTCCGCGCACCGGCAACACCAACGCCTGTTCGGGCGCATTCGTGGAGTGGCTCAACTCATGGCCATCGCGCGCCCAGACGACGTAATAAAATCCGTTTGGGCCGGATTCATCGAAGAGATGCGCCTGCGGTTCCGGCAGCTGGAACGTCCGGCGACGCATTCGCTCCCACGGCGGCAACGGACCATCATCCGGCAGCGCCGGTTCCGCTGATCCGGCCGGGGGCGGCTGCGGAAAAGGCGGCTGGCCGGCCGCATTACGCAATGCCGCCGGAGGTCGCAGCGCACCGGCGATGGCGCTGACCCGCCGCTGCAGTTCGCCATCGATGCGCTGGAACAGCCGGCCGCGTTCCTGTTGAAACGCCAGCACGCCAAACCCGGCCAGCACGGCCAGCAAAATCAGGCCATACCAGAGCTGCAGCCGCCACTTGATGGAGGGCACGATCATTCGATGCAGTAGCCGTGGCCGCGCCGGGTGGTGATGAAGCCCGCGCCCAGTTTTTTGCGCACATTGGAAACGTGCACGTCAAGCAGGTTGGACAACGTGCTGTCGTTCTCATCGAACAGGTGCTCGTAAAGCTGCGTGCGCGTCACCACCTCGCCCCGATGCAGCGCGAGAAACTCGACGAGCGCATATTCGCGGGCGGTAAGCTCGACCCCCCGGCCCACCACCGTCACCGTGCGCGCGGCCGTGTCGATGGTGATGTCACCGAGAACGATGGTGTTTGTGGTTCTGCCGGCGCCGCGGCGAATGAGCGCACGTAACCGGGCCAGCAGTTCGGGCAGGTCAAATGGTTTGACGACGTAATCATCCGCCCCCGTGTCGAGCCCCTTCACCCGGTCGCGCGATTGATCGCGGGCGGTTAGCATGAGCACCGGAGTTTGTTTGGAGCGGCGAAGCCGGCGCAACACCTCCCAACCGTCGAGCCGCGGCAGCATGACATCCAGAATCACGGCGTCGTAACCGGTGCTTTCCGCGTTGAAGAGACCGTCCTCGCCGTTGTCCACGGCGTCGACCGCGTAACCCTCATCGCGCAAGGCGCGCGTCAAACCGCTGCGCAGGTCGGGTTCATCTTCCACAATCAGGAGTCGCATGCGTCGCTTGAAGCATAGCGCGGACCGGCCGCGTCCGCAGTTGAATTTCCGCCCGCAGCGTGTCACCCGCCACCTTAAGTTGCGATGAAGCCGGCAACCAAGACTTTCGCCCGCGCTTCATCATCCCTAAAGGTTGCCGGCGGTAAGCTGGCGGCGTGAAAAATGAATTACCTGAACCCGCCGCCAAAGTTGCCGCGTCACCGTTGACGCGGCCGGAAGGGGTTCGGCGATTCGTGGAAAGGACAAACATGAAACTGCAAAGCAAACTCTGGATGGCGGCGCTGGTGCTCGCCGGCACCGCCTTGTGCGCCACGGCTCAAGACGCCGGCGGCCCGCCCAACGAGGGGCCGGGCGGTCCCGGCGGCCCGGGCGGACGTGGCATGGGCCGCCGCATGATGCCGCCCCCGCCGGTGATCGCGGTGCTGGATGCCAATCACGATGGCGTGATTGACGCCGATGAAATTGCCAACGCCTCCGCCGCGCTGAAGAAGCTCGACAAAAACGGCGACGGCAAGCTGACCCAGGATGAACTGCGCCCGCCTCGTCCTGCGGGTGCCGGCCCCGGCGCCGCCGAAGGACGGGACGGAATGAACGGACCGCGTGGTCCGCGCGGCCCCCGCGGCCCGGGTGGATTTGGCGGACCGCGTCCGCCGGGCGATGGCCCGGACGGCCAGGCCCCTCCGGACCAAGCGCCGGAGAACTGATCCGCATCTGACCCACCGCCGGACTGTTCAACAGTCCGGCGTTTTTATTTGCACCGGCGCGACGCAAGGCCGGCAGCACGCCGGCAGGAAATGGATGACGCAAAAAAAACCGGGCCAATCTGCCAGAGGGTGGCGGATTGGCCCGGGGAATTTCGATTGGTTCAATAGCAAGCTTGTGTAGGACATCGACGCCAAACAGAACCAGCATCCGGCGTCAAAATCTTCAAAGAACGTCCCGGCTTGGCCGGAGGCAAACTTCCACGAGGGAAATTGCGCTTATGGAGGTTCGACTGCGGGCGCGAGGATTTGTTCAAAGTATTTT
Protein-coding regions in this window:
- a CDS encoding ATP-binding protein — encoded protein: MPSIKWRLQLWYGLILLAVLAGFGVLAFQQERGRLFQRIDGELQRRVSAIAGALRPPAALRNAAGQPPFPQPPPAGSAEPALPDDGPLPPWERMRRRTFQLPEPQAHLFDESGPNGFYYVVWARDGHELSHSTNAPEQALVLPVRGPVAAPEREALPADGRRRFPGEPEPAQLRGTFREVTVVTPPGEIIRIGRSVVAELLELRRTAWKLAGMGGGVWLLGLAGGWWIATRAIRPIDRISETAARISRGDLSQRIDISGAGSELGRLAAVLNDTFARLEAAFARQQQFTSDAAHELRTPVSVILTQTQSTLSRERPPAEYRETLEACQRAAQRMRKLIESLLELARLDAGPDVDRRQPLDLAQVVEESVALVQSLAADRRVRLHVALSPAPCHGNADHLTLVVTNLLTNAIHYNREGGEVRIITALEDRHAVVTVADTGIGIAAEHVPHIFGRFYRADAARTAAQGRTGLGLAITKSIVEVHGGTIEVTSEPGRGSSFKVRLPV
- a CDS encoding aminotransferase class III-fold pyridoxal phosphate-dependent enzyme gives rise to the protein MKTPVLPACPHQPKPYTGPSAEEVLATRRQFLNPAIFHYYKRPLMIVEGKGQWLFDEQGRRYLDGFGGIVTVSVGHCHPHVVAAAHAQNETIQHTTTIYLHPGIALYARELAAKMPGDLKVVYFVNSGSEANDLALLMARAYTGNYDVIALRNAYHGGSQATMGLTSHHTWKFNVPHGFGVQHAIMPDTYRGPYGKDDAEAGRKYADDVKNLIQFGTSGQVAGFIAESIQGVGGSVVFPDGYLRHAYAHVRAAGGICIADEVQTGFGRTGTHYWGFETQGVIPDMVTMAKGIGNGCPLAAVVTTPTVARAIATRIHFNTFGGNPVSCAQGRAVLEVIEREGLQANALKIGHHLKTGLQRLAGKHPLIGDVRGLGLMLGVELVKDRTTKEPARDECAAVFEKARDLGLLIGKGGLWGNTLRIKPPMCLTPADADFLLDVLDCALASV
- a CDS encoding response regulator transcription factor, which produces MRLLIVEDEPDLRSGLTRALRDEGYAVDAVDNGEDGLFNAESTGYDAVILDVMLPRLDGWEVLRRLRRSKQTPVLMLTARDQSRDRVKGLDTGADDYVVKPFDLPELLARLRALIRRGAGRTTNTIVLGDITIDTAARTVTVVGRGVELTAREYALVEFLALHRGEVVTRTQLYEHLFDENDSTLSNLLDVHVSNVRKKLGAGFITTRRGHGYCIE